One genomic window of Clostridioides sp. ES-S-0054-01 includes the following:
- a CDS encoding potassium channel family protein: MNCKWISKIDERKKCHREADSSGYCIFHKENKSDEEIQLMMDTLYKEEICEFNGFVFENEFNAEEILTYDYDVLNFSEAMFKQKANFKKYIFKKNAIFDYTEFKEQVFFNGCVFLGNCYFNKTKFNKEHINDIIFEKVKFKGPDLVVNKVENFPRMDGIIFSMCTKFVLKNVDYEKGEYKHGKINYRIARNQATKIGEYERIGHYYYKERIYSSKIMKRSEYPTFSDYLVEKFFDQIARYTTGYGEKPWKILFIIIAIISIFALLYLFVDIESSNSTLVALNINNISDYSLSEILKMYIDLWYFSMATFSTVGYGDMVATGLIGKVLVGVEVFFGVTIGAIWASVIIKRMLK; the protein is encoded by the coding sequence ATGAATTGTAAATGGATATCTAAAATAGATGAGAGAAAAAAATGTCATAGAGAGGCAGATTCTTCTGGATATTGTATCTTTCATAAAGAAAATAAATCTGATGAAGAGATACAGCTGATGATGGATACTCTTTATAAAGAAGAGATATGTGAATTTAACGGATTTGTGTTTGAAAATGAATTCAATGCGGAAGAAATCTTAACTTATGATTATGATGTGTTAAATTTTTCTGAAGCTATGTTTAAACAGAAAGCAAATTTTAAAAAGTATATTTTTAAAAAGAATGCTATTTTTGATTATACAGAATTTAAAGAGCAGGTATTTTTTAATGGTTGTGTATTTTTAGGAAATTGTTATTTTAATAAAACGAAATTTAATAAAGAGCATATAAATGATATTATATTCGAAAAAGTAAAATTTAAAGGACCTGATTTAGTGGTAAATAAAGTAGAAAATTTTCCACGAATGGATGGAATAATTTTTAGTATGTGTACAAAATTTGTGCTGAAAAATGTAGACTACGAAAAAGGTGAGTATAAACATGGAAAAATAAATTACAGGATAGCTAGAAACCAAGCAACAAAAATTGGAGAATACGAGAGGATAGGACATTATTATTATAAGGAAAGGATTTATAGCAGTAAAATAATGAAACGCTCTGAATATCCTACATTCAGTGATTATTTAGTTGAAAAATTTTTTGATCAAATAGCACGCTATACTACAGGCTATGGAGAAAAACCATGGAAGATATTATTTATTATTATAGCTATAATAAGCATTTTTGCTTTACTATACCTATTTGTAGATATAGAAAGTTCAAATAGTACACTTGTAGCTTTAAATATAAATAACATATCTGATTACTCATTGAGTGAAATTTTAAAAATGTATATAGACTTATGGTATTTTAGTATGGCTACATTTAGTACAGTAGGATATGGAGATATGGTTGCTACAGGTTTGATTGGTAAAGTTTTAGTAGGAGTAGAAGTATTTTTTGGAGTTACAATAGGAGCGATTTGGGCATCTGTGATTATTAAGAGAATGCTAAAATAA
- a CDS encoding helix-turn-helix domain-containing protein, translating to MEQQNKVGNFGDLLKILLEEKELSMGELSKKSGIDKSTISRIANNKQKPNINHLEKMAIHLNINLEELLKASGYEFRNNNNQIFNTDSDFSNFDDVLGFANLINDKNFNGNIEKELSKCKLYVQTDEGKKLLFDNFNKKIDSIEKQGQFTDRLREMYADFCTEGLTIKKYLLIGSMLLYFVISTDVIPDFVFPIGFMDDLVALNIVTKLLKNDK from the coding sequence ATGGAGCAACAAAACAAGGTTGGGAATTTCGGTGATTTGTTGAAGATTTTATTAGAAGAAAAAGAATTATCAATGGGGGAATTGAGTAAAAAAAGTGGAATTGATAAATCTACTATATCTCGTATAGCTAATAATAAACAAAAACCAAATATAAATCATTTAGAAAAGATGGCAATACATTTGAATATTAATCTAGAAGAATTATTAAAAGCTTCAGGATATGAATTTAGAAACAATAATAATCAAATATTTAATACGGATAGTGATTTTAGTAATTTTGATGATGTTCTTGGATTTGCAAACTTAATCAATGATAAGAATTTTAATGGAAATATTGAAAAAGAGTTAAGTAAGTGTAAATTATATGTCCAAACAGATGAAGGTAAAAAATTACTTTTTGATAATTTTAATAAAAAAATAGATTCTATTGAAAAACAAGGTCAATTTACAGATAGATTAAGAGAAATGTATGCTGACTTTTGTACAGAGGGACTTACAATAAAGAAATATTTATTGATTGGAAGTATGCTACTTTACTTTGTTATATCGACAGATGTGATTCCAGATTTTGTATTTCCAATAGGGTTTATGGATGATTTAGTAGCGTTAAATATAGTTACAAAATTACTTAAAAATGATAAGTAG
- the ytaF gene encoding sporulation membrane protein YtaF: MIESILLVTSLCIDAFVTSFGYGVNKVKVPLYSNIIISVVCSAILAISLFAGTIVRDFLPQNITMLICFFILFLLGSTRLIESFFKSYFKKKSIHSKDYNFNMLDLKLNFNVSIEPDTLDTSKSKVLKSAEAFTLAIALSLDGLAIGFGSGLVGVNYIQVILFSLISNVIAVLFGCLLGNMFVKNVNLNLSWLSGLILLVIGFMKIC, from the coding sequence GTGATTGAATCAATTTTATTAGTTACTTCTCTTTGTATAGATGCCTTTGTAACAAGCTTTGGATATGGCGTAAATAAAGTTAAAGTTCCTTTATATTCAAATATAATTATTAGTGTAGTTTGTTCAGCTATTTTGGCAATATCACTTTTTGCAGGTACAATAGTTAGAGACTTCTTACCTCAAAATATAACAATGTTAATATGTTTCTTTATCTTATTTTTATTAGGAAGTACTAGACTAATTGAAAGCTTTTTTAAATCTTATTTTAAGAAAAAATCTATACACTCAAAAGATTATAACTTTAATATGTTAGACCTCAAATTAAATTTTAATGTAAGTATTGAACCTGATACCTTGGATACAAGTAAATCTAAAGTACTTAAATCTGCTGAAGCATTTACACTTGCAATTGCTTTAAGTTTAGATGGATTAGCTATCGGTTTTGGTAGTGGTCTTGTAGGTGTAAATTATATACAAGTTATTCTATTTTCTTTAATATCAAATGTAATTGCAGTATTATTTGGTTGTTTACTAGGAAATATGTTTGTTAAAAATGTAAATTTAAATTTATCTTGGTTAAGTGGTTTAATCTTGTTAGTAATTGGATTTATGAAAATATGTTAA
- a CDS encoding endonuclease MutS2 has product MNSNTFERLQLNEVKELIKIHCVSSLGKNLIDKLTPSGNIGVVRRKLAENKEARKIIENSNHIPLEGLFNAGSTIDKIEKGMIIEPIELVNIEDFLRGCRKMKAFMLEKEFYSPTLSSYALNITECKNIEDEINYCIKSNKVDSNASKELKKVRRNIEITEGKIKDRLNKFITSTVNKKYIQEFIISKRNDRYVIPIKSSYKNEVDGTILDTSSKGNTVFIEPISISNLSTELTMLKADETIEEYKILSYLTELIFEKISQIKLNIEILSEYDMVFAKAKYSQKIKGITPKINNNGYIKIIKGKHPLLTGDVVPLDFEIGKNYRSLIITGPNAGGKTVTLKTVGLLTLMVQCGFDISAKEGSEFSVFEKVFVDIGDNQSIENALSTFSSHIKNIAEIMNLSNNSTLVLFDEIGSGTEPNEGAGLAISLLEEFYKMGCITIASTHYGEIKKFATLHPEFENAGMMFDKETLEPMYKLTIGKSEDSNALFISKKMGIKNRVLERAKEYIIDRSYNLDLVKRSKLQSSVEDKDSSEVILNYTDYNVGDKVKLLDEDDFGVVYKPIDKFNNVEVLFKDNFISVNIKRLQLSIKASELYPEGYDLDTLFTSFEDRKLEKDIQRGSKKALKKIQKEIRQNRKQI; this is encoded by the coding sequence ATGAATAGTAATACATTTGAAAGATTACAACTAAATGAAGTTAAAGAATTAATAAAAATACATTGTGTAAGTTCGCTAGGAAAAAATTTAATAGATAAATTAACTCCTAGTGGCAATATTGGAGTAGTAAGAAGAAAGTTAGCAGAAAATAAAGAAGCTAGAAAGATAATTGAAAATAGTAATCACATACCACTTGAAGGGTTGTTTAATGCAGGTTCTACAATAGATAAAATTGAAAAAGGAATGATAATAGAACCTATTGAACTTGTAAATATTGAAGATTTTTTAAGAGGTTGTAGGAAGATGAAAGCTTTTATGTTAGAAAAAGAATTTTATTCACCTACATTAAGTTCTTATGCTTTAAACATAACAGAATGTAAAAATATAGAAGATGAGATAAATTACTGTATAAAATCTAATAAAGTTGATTCTAATGCGAGTAAAGAATTAAAAAAAGTAAGACGAAATATAGAAATTACAGAAGGAAAGATAAAAGATAGATTAAATAAATTTATAACATCAACTGTAAATAAAAAGTATATACAAGAGTTTATAATAAGTAAAAGAAATGATAGATATGTAATACCAATTAAATCTTCTTATAAAAATGAAGTTGATGGTACTATATTAGATACATCATCAAAAGGAAATACTGTATTTATTGAACCTATTAGTATTTCAAATTTAAGTACAGAGTTAACTATGTTAAAAGCTGATGAAACTATTGAAGAATACAAAATATTATCTTATTTAACAGAACTTATATTTGAGAAGATAAGTCAGATAAAATTAAATATAGAAATACTTTCTGAATACGATATGGTATTTGCAAAAGCCAAGTATAGTCAAAAAATAAAAGGAATTACTCCGAAAATAAATAATAATGGCTATATAAAAATAATTAAAGGTAAACATCCACTTCTAACAGGAGATGTAGTACCTTTAGATTTTGAAATAGGCAAAAACTATAGAAGTCTTATAATAACAGGTCCTAATGCAGGAGGAAAAACTGTAACCCTTAAGACTGTTGGACTATTAACTTTAATGGTTCAATGTGGATTTGATATTTCTGCAAAAGAAGGCAGTGAATTTAGTGTATTTGAAAAAGTTTTTGTAGATATAGGGGATAATCAAAGTATTGAAAATGCCTTGAGTACTTTTTCATCACACATAAAAAATATTGCAGAGATTATGAATTTATCAAATAATTCCACTCTTGTTCTGTTTGATGAAATAGGAAGTGGAACTGAACCTAATGAAGGAGCTGGATTAGCAATATCATTGTTAGAAGAATTTTATAAAATGGGATGTATAACAATAGCATCAACTCATTATGGAGAGATAAAAAAGTTTGCTACATTGCATCCAGAGTTTGAAAATGCTGGTATGATGTTTGATAAAGAAACTTTAGAACCCATGTATAAGTTAACTATAGGAAAATCTGAAGATAGTAATGCCCTTTTTATTTCTAAAAAAATGGGAATAAAAAATAGAGTTTTAGAGAGGGCTAAAGAATATATAATTGATAGAAGCTACAATTTAGATTTAGTTAAAAGAAGTAAGTTACAATCTAGTGTTGAAGATAAAGATAGTTCTGAAGTCATTTTAAACTATACAGATTATAATGTAGGGGATAAAGTAAAATTATTAGATGAAGATGATTTTGGAGTTGTATATAAGCCAATAGACAAGTTTAATAATGTAGAAGTATTATTTAAAGATAATTTTATTTCAGTAAACATAAAAAGATTACAACTTAGCATAAAAGCATCAGAATTATATCCAGAAGGATATGATTTGGATACATTGTTTACTAGTTTTGAAGATAGAAAATTAGAAAAAGATATTCAGAGAGGTTCGAAGAAAGCTCTTAAAAAGATTCAGAAAGAAATTAGACAGAATAGAAAACAAATATAA
- a CDS encoding RNA ligase RtcB family protein: protein MSKITIIASNKCWIEDIARKQLEDISKLNGILRVVGLPDLHAGKIPVGLAVETRNIIYPHIIGNDIGCGMTLFKTGVLKKKFKKDRWIKSLGKIKDLSDVEITNIYKEECPILNLGTIGSGNHFVEIQCISEVYNKEKFEQLKFSSDDVMMLVHCGSRNYGETILKKFYDKNGLEVESDKAVDYIKSHDNALIWAERNREAISKKIMQSIGISGDIEKILSINHNFIEKREDKFIHRKGAVSSERGAVIIPGSRGSLSYIVMPTENTEISLYSLSHGAGRKWSRSICKSRLKNKYNKDTIKQTKFKSQILCNDVNLLFQEAPEAYKNIEQIIESLIEYELIQVVATMKPLITYKG from the coding sequence ATGAGTAAAATAACAATTATAGCAAGTAATAAATGTTGGATTGAAGATATAGCAAGGAAACAACTTGAAGATATTTCAAAGTTAAATGGAATTTTAAGAGTAGTAGGATTACCTGACTTACATGCAGGTAAAATACCTGTGGGTTTAGCAGTTGAAACTAGAAATATTATTTATCCACATATAATTGGAAATGATATAGGCTGTGGAATGACTTTATTTAAAACTGGAGTTTTAAAAAAGAAATTTAAAAAAGATAGATGGATTAAGTCTCTTGGCAAGATTAAAGACTTGTCTGATGTAGAAATAACAAATATATATAAAGAAGAATGCCCAATCTTAAACCTAGGAACTATAGGAAGTGGAAATCATTTTGTAGAAATCCAATGTATAAGTGAAGTTTATAATAAAGAAAAATTTGAACAGTTAAAATTTTCATCTGATGATGTTATGATGTTAGTTCACTGTGGGTCAAGAAATTATGGAGAAACTATTCTAAAAAAATTTTATGATAAAAATGGGCTTGAAGTTGAAAGTGATAAAGCAGTAGATTATATTAAAAGTCATGATAATGCTTTAATCTGGGCAGAGCGTAATCGTGAAGCTATCAGTAAAAAAATTATGCAATCAATAGGTATATCTGGAGATATTGAAAAAATATTATCTATAAATCATAATTTTATAGAAAAAAGAGAAGACAAATTTATACATAGAAAAGGTGCTGTTTCAAGCGAAAGAGGAGCTGTGATTATACCAGGTTCAAGAGGCAGTCTATCATATATAGTTATGCCTACTGAAAATACAGAGATATCTTTATATTCTCTATCACATGGAGCAGGCAGAAAATGGTCTCGTTCAATTTGTAAATCTCGTCTTAAAAATAAGTATAATAAAGATACTATAAAGCAAACTAAATTTAAAAGTCAGATTCTATGTAATGATGTAAATTTATTATTTCAAGAAGCTCCAGAGGCGTATAAAAATATAGAGCAAATTATTGAAAGTTTGATAGAATATGAACTTATTCAAGTAGTGGCAACCATGAAGCCATTGATTACTTATAAAGGATAA
- a CDS encoding protein kinase, whose translation MYEEVTWLNFIGNRYEVVNSDDVLEINKIYKARDVFYKKNVLIKVIKHNDYICEDFVSNLIDESTTLDEINSPYILKIIDVGIHCTEEATLYYVVSEDFNGIGLDELILGNYLHLEAIVNIMIQVLKALEMIHRNHSYHGSLKSSSIIVDTEYNIKICDFGITKANNGVNTRSYGNRKYLCPHQLCINYTDKESDFFATGLILFESIFKKLPFGESNSEEKMLQSIDKGLDWNSIKAINGNTELINVIKRLLGRNNKYTRANDIIIDLSKVMYEKAYIEVEDEKEEEQKQDKVIQVKKEYKSKMRKKLHKKLVVAGLAIVMISMIIISSII comes from the coding sequence ATGTATGAGGAGGTGACATGGTTGAATTTTATAGGCAATAGATATGAGGTAGTAAATTCTGATGACGTTTTAGAAATTAACAAAATCTATAAGGCTAGAGATGTTTTTTACAAAAAAAATGTGCTAATAAAAGTCATAAAGCACAATGATTATATCTGTGAGGATTTTGTTTCAAATTTAATTGATGAAAGTACTACTTTAGATGAGATAAACTCTCCTTATATACTAAAAATAATAGATGTTGGAATTCATTGTACAGAAGAAGCAACATTGTATTATGTTGTAAGTGAAGACTTTAATGGTATCGGATTAGATGAATTAATTTTAGGTAATTATCTTCATTTAGAAGCAATCGTAAATATAATGATACAAGTTTTAAAAGCTTTAGAAATGATACATAGGAATCATTCATATCATGGTAGTTTAAAATCAAGTAGTATAATAGTAGATACAGAATATAATATCAAAATTTGTGATTTTGGAATTACAAAAGCAAATAATGGGGTTAATACAAGAAGCTATGGGAACAGAAAATATTTATGTCCACATCAACTATGTATAAATTATACCGATAAAGAGAGTGATTTTTTTGCGACAGGTCTTATTCTATTTGAATCTATATTTAAAAAATTACCTTTTGGAGAATCAAATTCAGAAGAAAAAATGTTACAATCTATTGATAAGGGATTAGATTGGAATAGTATAAAAGCAATTAATGGAAATACAGAACTTATAAATGTTATAAAAAGGCTTCTTGGAAGAAATAATAAGTATACTAGAGCCAATGATATTATTATTGATTTAAGTAAAGTAATGTATGAAAAAGCATATATAGAAGTTGAAGATGAGAAAGAGGAAGAACAGAAACAAGACAAAGTTATACAGGTTAAAAAAGAATATAAAAGTAAAATGAGAAAAAAATTACATAAAAAACTTGTTGTTGCCGGTCTAGCTATAGTCATGATTTCGATGATTATTATTAGTTCCATAATATAA
- a CDS encoding VanW family protein, translating into MGRSATRVSRLGKEKKRNIIIVLAILVVAIGGFTYFFNNRFLYNGKIAKNVYIEGVNVSDMTKQEALKAITDKYTPEDLNLSYDGKKYTISPKDIDLRYNTEEVVKNAYETTKKGSYFQNLKKYIDIRINKLALKIESSYDEAKLSSKVSSIADSINVKMKNASISVGSGGLNYTDSVVGREFDLAANKESIYDMIKNKEHKSLELKVNLQKPDITTEQVKAVNSVIGQYSTTYSQAVEGRSYNVGLSARKTSDVLLMPGEEFSYNKLTGPSNKANGYKDAPVIVYGKLEQAAGGGVCQTSSTIYNAALLSGMEITQVTNHSSASTYVPRGRDATVSDGGLNLKFKNPYNHPVYIKNYAGGGSVSSVIYGNSGDKPNISIEVKQTGQNKYSTYRIFKDSSGKAIKKEHISNSSYKELKK; encoded by the coding sequence ATGGGCAGAAGTGCAACAAGGGTTTCAAGATTAGGAAAAGAAAAAAAGAGAAATATTATAATAGTATTAGCAATTTTAGTTGTAGCTATAGGAGGATTTACTTATTTTTTTAACAACAGATTTCTGTATAATGGGAAAATCGCTAAAAATGTGTATATAGAAGGAGTAAATGTATCTGATATGACTAAACAAGAAGCATTAAAGGCTATAACAGATAAGTATACTCCAGAAGATTTAAATCTTAGCTATGATGGGAAAAAATATACGATATCTCCAAAAGATATTGATTTAAGATATAATACAGAAGAAGTTGTGAAAAATGCATATGAGACTACAAAAAAAGGGTCTTACTTTCAAAACTTAAAAAAATATATTGATATAAGAATAAATAAACTAGCTCTAAAAATAGAATCCAGTTATGATGAGGCAAAGCTTAGTTCTAAAGTATCTTCTATAGCAGACAGTATTAATGTCAAAATGAAAAATGCATCTATTAGTGTTGGAAGTGGAGGATTGAATTACACAGACTCTGTCGTGGGAAGAGAGTTTGATTTAGCAGCAAATAAAGAATCTATATATGATATGATAAAAAATAAAGAGCATAAATCTTTAGAACTTAAAGTAAATCTTCAAAAACCAGATATAACAACTGAACAAGTAAAAGCTGTGAATTCTGTTATAGGTCAATATTCAACTACTTATTCTCAGGCCGTAGAAGGTAGGTCATATAATGTAGGTTTATCGGCAAGAAAAACTAGTGATGTATTATTAATGCCAGGTGAAGAATTTTCATATAATAAACTTACAGGACCTAGTAATAAAGCAAATGGTTATAAAGATGCACCAGTTATAGTTTATGGTAAGCTAGAACAAGCAGCAGGAGGAGGTGTTTGCCAAACATCTTCAACAATTTATAATGCTGCTCTTCTTTCAGGGATGGAGATAACTCAAGTTACAAACCATTCATCCGCATCTACTTATGTACCTAGAGGAAGAGATGCTACTGTGAGCGACGGGGGATTAAACTTAAAGTTTAAAAATCCATATAATCATCCTGTATATATTAAAAATTATGCAGGTGGAGGAAGTGTATCATCAGTAATCTATGGTAATTCTGGTGACAAACCGAATATATCCATAGAAGTAAAACAAACTGGGCAAAATAAGTATTCTACATATCGAATATTTAAAGATTCAAGTGGAAAGGCCATAAAAAAAGAACATATATCAAATAGTTCTTATAAAGAACTGAAAAAATAA
- a CDS encoding endonuclease/exonuclease/phosphatase family protein, with protein sequence MKIVTYNIHKGMDSNNRLTLTKMGLYLKQLDCDVICLQEVLYPQFLALKAVLNMDGVFATNVKKVNMIYGICTFTKFKMLNSNHFFLTSKKEQRGALCITINAYGRIINIINTHLGLDRQERAKQLDEIMDYRNRLVGTVVLCGDFNEKNVFLSMFNDMAISLNKSYLPTFEKSNSRIDYIFVNKNTEIKGYTVEKIYLSDHYPVIGYI encoded by the coding sequence ATGAAAATAGTAACCTACAATATTCATAAAGGTATGGATTCAAATAATAGATTAACTCTAACTAAAATGGGACTATATTTAAAACAGTTGGATTGTGATGTAATTTGTTTACAAGAAGTATTATATCCTCAATTTCTAGCTTTAAAAGCTGTTTTAAATATGGATGGTGTCTTTGCTACAAATGTAAAAAAAGTAAATATGATATATGGTATTTGTACATTTACAAAATTTAAGATGCTAAACAGTAACCATTTTTTCTTAACTAGTAAAAAAGAGCAACGGGGAGCACTTTGTATAACTATAAATGCATATGGAAGAATTATAAATATAATAAATACTCACTTGGGTCTTGATAGACAGGAGAGAGCAAAACAATTGGACGAAATAATGGACTATAGAAACAGATTAGTGGGGACAGTTGTTTTGTGTGGTGATTTCAATGAGAAAAATGTCTTTTTAAGTATGTTTAATGATATGGCCATTTCACTAAACAAGTCTTATTTACCCACATTTGAAAAATCAAACTCTAGAATAGATTACATTTTTGTCAATAAAAATACTGAAATAAAAGGATATACAGTAGAAAAAATTTACTTGTCTGACCATTATCCTGTGATAGGTTACATTTAA